The following nucleotide sequence is from Halobacillus mangrovi.
GCAGAATAGGGTGGGCAAGCGCTTCCGATTACATTGGTCGCGGGAACACTTATTTAGCGTTTTTCGTATTGCAGATCTTTTTATTCCTAGTTCTTTCTTGGGCAGCTAGTATGACGATTTTTGTTGTATGTCTCGCAGTGATTTATACCTGTTATGGTGGCGGATTCGCCTCGATGCCAGCTTATATAGGGGATTTATTCGGTACAAAAGAACTTGGAGCAATTCATGGATACATTTTGACTGCATGGGCTGCTGCTGGATTAGTAGGTCCTATTTTTGCAGCGTGGATGAAAGACACCACAGGAAGTTATGAAAGCAGTCTTATCTATTTTGCCGGCTTGTTTATTGTCGCTCTAATTATCTCTATTTTGACGAAATTAGACGTAAAACAGAAGCGGAGAGAATTGAATCAAGAAGAAAAATCCGCTTAACAACTTTGGAAGAGCTGGAATTTATATACATCGAATATTGTGAATGGTACAATGAACTCTATAAGCTAACACTCAAAACCCTGAAACTATAAAAGTTTCGGGGTTTTTTAAATAACAATAGAATTTTGCTCATATGAATTGACTATGAATAGGTTTAATGGTTAAACGTAGCAGTTGGTACCAAGGTTGAAGGCACTCCCGTTTTGGTACAAGAAATCAAACAAGAGTTCTGCGTGAAGTTCTGCCCTCTGCTGACCCTATTTAAATCGTAACGTGGAGGTCACGATTTAAATCTTAAAAAACATACACCAATATGGAACTACCATTTAAAGAGGGATCTAAATGCTAACATAAGTCTTAAACGAGTTCATAAGATAACCTTTAGCTTTCTTACGACCTATTTGGAATAGTTTTTTTAATGTTAAGTTTTATGGGAATTTAGGAGGTTAATAATGTTTTTGTCCATTCAGGAGATGAAAAAAGAGTACATAAATGAAATATTAATGTGGAGATACGAATCTCCTTACGATTTTTATAACAGTGAAGATTCAGAAGAAGACATTCAGGAATTCCTAGAAGGAGACTTTTATGCTCTCCTCAACGAGCAGAATCAGATTTTTGGTTTTTATTGTACAGGAGTTTCTGCGCAAGTACCTTCAGGAAATAAGGAAGATATTTACCTCGAAGATTATATAGATATGGGGATAGGAATGAACCCTTGTTTTGTCGGAAAGGGGAAAGGCATGGAATTCTGTGAGCGGGTTCTCAAGGATATTTACAAGCGCTTTCCTAATGTACCAATTCGATTAACGGTAGCGACTTTTAATCAGAGAGCCATTCGATTATACAAGAAGCTTGGATTCGTCGAGAGGGATAATTTTTTGGCAAACAGTGCGGAATTTATAACCATGGTGAAAGAGTAAAATAAGTAGGAAGGAGGCAATGATGGATGGAATATTTAAAGGATCGTTATTATGCAAGAGAGTTACTTGAATGGGCAAATGAGCAAAACCCTGGGGCATGGAAATTCCACTCCATCCATGTTGCTGAAGCAGCAGAAATTCTCGCTCGAGCATTAAACAAAACAGGTGTGCCTATAGAACCAGAACTCGGGTATATAAGTGGATTATTACATGATATAGGCAGATATAAAGGGAAAACTGATTCAATTATTCATTCTTATGATGGGTATCGCTTACTGTTGGAGATGGGGTGGGAAGGAAATGCCCAGGTGGCTGTGACTCACTCTTTTCCACGAAGAAATGAAGAAATAGAAACGATTAACGGTTGGGGACTTGTCCCAGGGTATATGAAAAGAGAATTTAGTAGACTTCTAAATATGTTTAATTGGAATGACTACGATGACATCATTACTTTGTGCGATGCACTCGCGGAGGCAGATGGTTTTTCCATAATTGAAAGGAGAATTGTTTCCGCTTCTATAAGAAATGGGGCAAATGAAAACTTACCAAAGCACTGGAAAGGATATTTTCTTATAAAAGAAAAGTTGGAAGCCAAACTTGGTAAATCAATCTATCATCTGCTTTCTGGCATTGAAAATTCTATTTATAAACCACTCTCACTAAGTAATACACCAGGGAAAACTATGAAATGACCCTTGAGGAGGTAAGTTGATGAAAATTGCACATGGTTTACCTGATAATAGTAAAACTGAACAAGAAAAGCTCATTCAACAGGGTTGGAATCCACTTAAAGAGCCAGACTCTTTTCTAACAGCTGTAGTGTTGTCGATTCCTTTGATGTTTTTAAATGCATGGGCCGGTGTTTTTATTATAAAGTCTGTTTCTACTCTAACTTTTGCAGAATTTGGTCTGACAAAAGACGGTTTCGTCGCTTCTATAGGAATCATTCAAGTTATACTTTTCTTCCTCACCATTGTTGTCCACGAACTTTTACATCTTGTCTGTATTCCTCATTTTTTAAAATCTAAGAAAACATACATAGGCTTCACATTTTTTGGAGGATATGTAAGCTCAGAAGAACAATTATCGAAAGCAAGATTCGCACTCATATCTTTATGTCCGTTTCTTGCCTTGTCTGTTTTACTTCCGCTGGGTCTCGGGATGATGGGATGGCTGACCCCCACTTTAAAGTTCCTCATCATCTTCAATGCTATCTCCTCTTGTGTGGATATTTTAGGTTTACTTCTTGTTCTTACACAGATTCCAAAAAACTCTGTAATAAAGAACAATGGAACAAAAACTTTTTGGAAAGCTGGAAAGGGAATGCAAGTGTAAATCTTCGATCGTTACAAAGATTGTCGAAAATCAATTCCTAATTTTAAATAAAAGAGGAAATTAACCTGTTCGTATAGAATTCTACTTTTAAAAGAGGACATAGTTTTTGTTTGTAAGTCATAATGTATGAGTGAAGTAGCTATGAACAATTTGAGCGATAGGTGGGAGAGGTATCATTAAGATCAAAAAAATTTTTAAGCGTACATTCTCAGAGTGGGAACTGGTTTATGCGACGAAGGATTTGACCGAATATTATAAGGTTGTTGGCGCATTAAAAAATAATGGGTTCAAGCCGAAGACGAAGACATTGAGTCATTCCGGTATCGGAAGCGGTCTTGCTTGTACGTATCAGATTTTTGTTCATAATGATTTTATCCATGAAGCTACAGAGGTTCTACAGTAGGAGTGGTTTTTTCCACCTCTCTAAAAGATTCACTCAACTAAAACCTTTAGTATATGAAGGGCGTCCTCTTTTTAAGGGACGCCTTCTTTCACTTGAACGTATATTGTAAAAGGGGAAAACAACAATGGAATTTAATATGCTGCTTTCATTCTTGGCAGTCGCAATTGCTCTTACATTGATGCCTGGTCCAGACCTCCTTTTCGTCATGACCCAAAGTGTCATCCAGGATAAATGGGCAGGTATTTTTACAGCTATAGGCCTTTGCACAGGCCTTCTCGTACATATTACTGCTGCGACAATTGGAATATCGGCTCTCATTTACCAGTCTTCGGTCATATTCTCAATTGTCAAATTTGCAGGTGTTGCTTATTTGTTTTATCTTGCTTGGCAGGCATTTAGGCACTCTGGGAGTATGATAAAATCAGAGTCACGTCCCAAACGATCTCGTTTTTCATTATTCAAAAAAGGAATCATCATGAATGTTCTCAACCCTAAAGTTTCTTTATTCTTTTTAGCTTTACTTCCTCAATTTGTAAAACAGAATGCAGGGAATGTAACTATACAAATGCTTGCGTTAGGAATATTATTCATGGTTCAAGCGTTTATTATTTTTTCTATAGTTAGTGTATTTTCGGAGAAATTACAACAGTGGTTGCTTCAAAATGAATGGTTTATGAAACGAATAAATATTGTAGAAGCTTTCTTGTTAACTGCTATAGGTATTAACGTGGCCATTAGCGGAAAGTAAAGTTCATTGATAGCAGAGGAGAATGTGATCATGAATCCAATTCTTATGGATATACAAACGAATATTGAAACAGATCGTCTATTGCTTCGAATTCCATTACCAGGTGATGGCAACGTAGTGAATGATGCCATTAAAAATTCAGTAACTGAGCTTCGCCCATGGCTTGGATTTGTACAGGAGGTACCTAGTCCAGAAGAAACGGAAGCGAATACCAGGGAAGCGCATGCTAAATTTTTATTACGGGAAAATTTACGATATTTGGTGTTCTTGAAAGACACAAAAGAATTCGTAGGTTCTACTGGATTCCACAATATTGATTGGAAGGTACGGAAGCTCGAGATAGGATATTGGATCAATTCAATTTACAGCGGAAAGGGATACATGACTGAGTCAGTGGACGCGTTAACAGAGTTTGCATTGGTAAACTTGCAATTCGCACGTGTTGAAATACGTTGTGAGTCAGATAATTACAGAAGTCGAGCCATCCCTGAAAAGCTTGATTATGATTTGGAGGGAATCTTACGAAATGAAGATCTTTCGGTAGATGGCAAACGTTTAACAGATACATGTGTTTACGCAAAAGTGACACCTCAAAGCATCGAAGAGTTAGTAAGAAGGGATAATTGAGGTTAAAAAAGGAGGAGATGGATATTAACGACGTCACTATTATCGGTGCGGGGGTAAGTGGTATATTTCTCGCCTACACGTTATTAAAAGAAGACGATAACCTGAATATCCATATCATTGATAAAGGAAAAAAACTGAGTCAAAGGCAATGTCGAAGAGAGCAAGGCGAACCGTGTTCTTGTAAGGGTGCGTGTGACAAATACATCGGCTTTGCTGGACTAGGAATGTCCGAGGGAAAGTTCAACTACACGAATGATTTTGGAGGAGAGTTAGGCAGAAAGATCGGATCTGAAGAAACACTTCATTACATGAAAAAAGTGGACTCGATTTTGTGTTCATTCGGAGGACATGAAAGAAAGAAATATAGTACGAAGAATATAAACCTTGCGAATAAGGCAGCCACTCATTCTTTGGAAGTGCTTTCCACAGAAACACGTCATCTAGGGACGGTTTTGGCTAAGAAGATATTTCAACTTATGTATGAATACATGGAAACCAGCATCAATTTCACCTTTGAAACAGAAATTCACTCGATCCGTAAAGATAAATATTTTCATATAGAAACCAATAACGGCACTTTTGTTAGCAGACGTGTGGTTATAGCGACAGGGAAGAGTGGAAGTGAATGGTTAAATAGGCAGGCCCAAGCATTGGGATTGAATCAAGGGGAAACTCGATTGGACCTAGGGTTACGTGTAGAGATGCGTGGGAATCAATTGGACTCCATCCTTGATCAAACATTCGAAACAAAACTAAGGTATGAATCGGACACTTATTCAGCAACAACCTATTGTATGAATCCCCATGGACGTATTATCCGTAAATACCAGCATGGATTAGTTATGGCTGATGGACAAAATCAACAAGAAGGTCACACGCTTAGTAGAAATCTTAATTTCACGTTATTTGTTCCACAGTACTTTCCTACATACGAAAAAGCTATGAATCAGGCTAAAGAAATTATTGGAAGGATCAATCAGAAAAGAGAGAGACTTGTTGTCCAACGGTTAAAAGATCTAAAAAACCGGAAAGTCACTAAGCATATATCAGAGGGGGGGATACTTCCCACCTTAAAAGCAGATGCCGGGAACCTCTATGATGAGATGCCGGAATTCTACATTCATACTGCCTTGAAGTTCCTCACGAAATTGGAAGGGTTATTAGGAGAATCGGTAGATGAAGACACACTTCTCTATGGGCTGGATGCAAAATTTTATGAACCTAAGCTCTTCACAGATGATTCCTTTCAATCACATCTTCCCGGTTTTTATCTTGTTGGAGATTGTTCAGGAGAAACACATTCTCTCTCGCAAGCAGCAGCAAGTGGAGTATATTTAGGAGAAGCAATCTCAAGAAATATCTAGTTCTTTTCTATAAAAGGAGGGCACATATGGATTGGGTGCGGATTCTATTAGGTGTCGGGTTAGTTTACTTTATTTTTTTCTTCATTGCAGTGACTTCAGCCATAAAAAAAAGAAATCGATAAAGTTTCTAAGTGTATTAATTTGATAACCTTAAGCATTAGCTTAAGGTTTTTTATTATAGTTCTAGTCAGTGCTTAAGAAGCGGCCCTTTCATTCTGAGATTTTTATAAATTCTTTTCAGAAGCTGATTACTTTTCACATTAGTTGTGAGTGACTTATCACCTACTATTGATTCGTACAAAAAGGATATAAATGGTAGGATGAAGGTAATAAAGGCTTGTATTATAAAGCCTCATATTTATTCTTCACTAATTATGATTTCATAAAAAAGGAGTTAATATGGAAGAGAGTCGAGAGGTTGAAAGGGAAAGTGTGAATCAAAAAAAAAATCCGTTATCGGAGAAAACGTTCTGCTTGGTATTTATTTCTAGCTATCGTAATCCTAATAGGGTGGTTTCAATCTTTTACGGAATCAGTTCCCCCTATTATGTATTTTGGGTGTTTGTTTTATTACATAAGTTTTATGTATGAATCGTATATGAGTAATCAATCGAACAAAAAAATGTGGTATTTATGGGAAGAGCGATGGAGCGGAAAAAAGAGATTATATCAACTAAGATATGGCATCTCTAATGGAATGAATTATCTTTTTCCTGTATTTCTTGGTGCAGAAACTTTCTGGATTATGACTATTGTTTTTCTTGTAATTGCTATAGTTACCGGTTATCGAAATGGCGGGAAAGAATGGGAAGCAAAGGAGCATTATTTAGAACAATTTCATAACATAGACGCTAATCATTCTCTGCCGATGCCATCCTCCTCATGAAGTCGGCTAAAATTATCGATTACATCATTTATCTAAAGGACCTGCCGTTACTTCTACGGCAGGTCCTTTATTCATGCTAATCTTTAGATGGTTTTGTGTTCCAAGGTATCATTTAGTTTCTTGAACTTATTCTTTATAACTGAAGTATCAGAAAACAAATCATGAATCCCTTGATGCTTTTTAGTAAAGGCAACTACTAAGTAAGGAAGTCCTAAGATGGCCATACTGATGTAACGACCGATACATTCCCTGAAGATGATTTGACCGTTTGTGAGCGAATCACCCTTCAGTGAAACGACATTTAACCCGAGAATCATTTTTCCAAGCGTTGCTTTAAAATATTTTGTCATCAAAATAAAGTATAGGAAAAATACAATTGAAGTGGTTATGTTCTCTGCACTGAAAATATCAATCCATAGCTTTGTATTCTCAAGATTCAATAATCGTAATAGAGGTCGTGTTACAATCGAGTTTACAGCCCAAATCACAATCAGATCAATGATATAAGCTACGAATCGAGAGCCAAATCCAGCATAGAGAAGCTTTTGAATGTCCGCTTTTTGCTTTTCCAAAATTGAGAGGACAGGAAGGTTCGGTGTTTGGTTTTCAGGTGTTGTTTCCATAATTATCCCTCCTTCTTTATTCGCTATATAGGTACATCATCGTTGGTCCTTGACGTTCACTAATTAACTTCTCGATATATCGTACCTCGCTGTTAGGCATGAAACTCTCAGCTAATGGTAAATCGAAAAATGAACCGATTCTGTTCTTGAATTCGATAACTTGTGGGTTTCCTCCTACCTCTTTCTTTAAAGCTTTTAAGGCATCTTCGCGAAAACCGATTTTGTCTACGAGTCCATTCTCTACTGCTTGTTTACCAGAATATATTCTTCCATCAGCTAATTCATAAACCTTATCCTCTGGCATATCCCGGCCTTCTGCAATCACATCGACAAATTGTTCGTAAGATTCATCGACCAAGTTTTGGATGATTTCTCGCTCTTCTCCTGTCATCTCACGGGTAGGGCTCATAATATCTTTGTACTTACCGCTCTTGAAAGTATTGAATTTCACACCGTATTCATTGGCCAGTTCTTGATAGTTGATATTTTCCATAATCACACCAAGAGATCCAGTGAAGGTCTCATTAGATGCATAGATGCGATCAGCAGGGGTGGAGACATAATACCCTCCTGAAGCGGCCATGCTTCCCATAGAAACATAAATGGGCTTGCCAGCATCTTTAATTTTCATTAGCTTATCGTGGATTTCAGCACTTTCATATACGCCACCCCCCGGTGAATTCACGTAGAGTAAAACGCCCTTTATAGAAGGATCTTCTATAATTTTGTCCATTTGTTTCATAACATGTTCGTGCTGATAACCACTGCCGCTGAACGGATTTGAATTGGACCCGGGAGTGTTCATAATGGTTCCTTCAATATTAACTCGTACAATTCTATTGCTGGAGTTTCCATTTTCAATAACCTTCTCACTTAATTGTTGATTTCCAGAAAACATAGATTGTGAACTCTCAGAGAAATTATCACTTATGAAAAAATTCACACTTTGAAAAACGATCGCAATAATTAAAAGGGTCCCTGCTATGATACTGGCTGTTATCCTTTTGTTCATCTTAAATCCTCCTCTAGGTATGCATTTGTGTCTTATGTAAGAATAGTTCTGGAAGCGAATGGAGATGGATGATCTGTGTTTCTAACTATACTACATTACGACCCACTTTACATACGACCATCTCCTGCTGAAAGTTTCAGGAAAATACTAGTTGAATTGATTCTCTCTGATTTCTAACGTTCATAATTAAATAGGAATTTTTTCTTAGGAATTTATTACAATTTTCAGAATTGCCTATGTTTCAGGAGAAATTTACCATCAAGTTATGTTATAGTATTAAAAGAATTTATGAAACCGTTTGCATAAAAGTGCGGATGGTTTATTCAACCTGCTCACAGGTTATTAAAGGAGGAGATAGTAATGTTGGGGAGGAAAAGGTTCATGGCACTTGTAAGCAGCTTGGTTTTGCTGATGATATTTTCAGCAGTTACCCCATTCTCAATAATCGGGAAATCATATAGCCAGGCGGAGGAGTTGACTGAGGAAAGTGTGCCTGATGGGCACGTAAGAATCCATTATAAACGTCTTGATGGGGCCTATGACGGATGGGGTCTTCACCTATGGAATCAGGACAGCCAACAGCCTGCGATCGACTTTAAGGTAGACTGGGCAGATCCTGTTTTATTTGATCAGGCTTCAGACTGGGGTGTCTATGTAGACGTACCAGTTATCGACATAACAAATGGGTTAAACTTCATTGTGCACAAAGGTGATGAAAAGGATACGCCAAATGACAGAAACTTTCCAAAGACTGGTGAAAGGGAATTTTGGATTGTCCAGGGTCAGGAAGAAGTTTATACGAATGAACCTTCCATCGATACGACAATCACACATGCAGAAGTGGTAGAAGATAATAAAATTGTTGCCTATTTGAATCAAGTAGGTAAAGAGGTCTCTATTAATGACATAAAACTTTTCGATCAAGAAGGAAGGCTGGTTAATATAAAAGCCTTAGATCAGGCAGGGTCTGAATTACATATAACTACTGAACGATCCCTTGATGTAACGAAAACCCACTCGATTGAAATAAAAAAAGATCGAAAGCCAGTAAGTGTTTCGTGGGAATTGATAGATCAAAAGTTCGCTTATGATGGAAACGACTTAGGTGTTACCTTACAGGAAGACGGCACAGCCACATTAAAAGTGTGGTCTCCAAAAGCAAGTCAAGTGTCGGTCCGCCTGTTTGATAAAGATGATCAATACAGCTTATTAGAAGACAACATTGAAATGACAAGAAGTGGAAAAGGCGTCTGGCAAGTAGTCCTTGATGCAAACAATACAGGCTTAAAGGACCTAAAAGGATATTATTATCAATACAAGGTTACAGAGGGTGGAGAAACAAATTTTGCTCTCGATCCTTATGCCAAATCTATGGCAGCCTCAAGCGATGATGACGCAGATACAGTTGGGAAAGCAGCCATTGTAGATCCGTCAGATATCGGGCCCAAACTGAAATATGCAAAAATTAAAGGGTATGAAAAGAAAGAGGATGCTATCATTTGGGAAGCACACGTGAGGGACTTCACTTCAGATCCTGATCTAGAATCAAAATTAGACAGTCAGTTTGGGACATTTTCTTCTTTTGGTGAAAAGCTAGATTATCTGAAAGATCTAGGCGTCACACATGTCCAGCTCTTACCTGTTATGAAATATTACTTCGGTAATGAACTTGAGAATGATGAGAGGGAACTTGATTATTCTTCCTCAGGTAATAATTATAACTGGGGCTATGATCCTCATAGTTATTTTTCGCTCTCTGGCATGTATTCGGAGCGTCCAAAGGATCCAGAAGCGAGAATTGCTGAATTTAAGCAGCTGATTAAGGAGATTCACAAACGCAAAATGGGTGTCATCCTTGATGTGGTGTACAATCACACAGCTAAAGTGGATATCCTGGAAAACCTTGTTTCAGATTACTACCATTTCGAGGACACCGAGGGTAATACAAAAACGGGTTACGGCGGTGGTAAAGTCGGAACAACTCATTATATGTCTCGGAAGTTGATGGTTGATTCTATCAAATATTGGACGGAGGAATTTAAAGTTGATGGATTCCGTTTTGATTTAATGGGAGACCTTGATGCTGAAAGTGTTCAAATGGCCTATGATGAAGCAAAAAAACTAAACCCTAATATTTTGATGATAGGGGAAGGGTGGAGAACATTCGTAGGTGATGGAAGTCCGGAAAATGAAGTAACCCCTGCAGATCAAGACTGGATGGGTGAAACGGAAAGTGCAGCTGTTTTCTCTGATGAAATCCGTAATGAGTTAAAATCTGGATATGGAAGTGAAGGAGAACCGCGATTCATCACAGGGGGAGCTCGTGATATTACAATGATATTCAATAATATTAAGGGTCAACCCAGCAATGTCACTGAAGATGATCCAGGTGATATTGTTCAATATATAGCTGCTCATGATAATTTAACCTTACATGACGTTATCGCTCAGTCCATTAAGAAGGATCCAGCTAAACATGAAGAAGAAATTCAAAAACGGATACGTCTCGGAAATACAATGATCCTGACTAGTCAGGGTGTTTCTTTCCTCCATGCAGGCCAGGAATATGGCAGAACCAAACAATGGTTTGGAGAAGGTGTACCAGAGGCTAAATCTACATTCATGGTGGATGAAAATGGCGAACCATTCGAAAATCCATATTTCATCCATGATTCCTATGATTCTACTGATGCAATCAATCAATTCGATTGGGAAAAGGTATCGGAAGAAGGCGTCCAAAAACAAACGATGGAATATACAAAAGGATTGATTGCTCTAAGAAGATCAACAAACGCTTTCCGCCTGGGATCACAAGAGCTGGTCAACACCAATGTTAGTCTGCTAGACGCTCCTGAGATCAAACAAGAAGATCTTGTTTTAGCCTATAAGAGCGTGTCTACAGATCATACAGGGACATATTATGTCTTCATTAACGCAGACAATAAAAAGCGCTCCCTTTCTCTTAAAGAAGATTTAAGAAAAGGAAAAGTCGTTGTTGATGCTGATGAAGCCGGAACGAAAAAAGTAAAGAAACCTAATGGTTATGAGCTGAAAAAAAACAGCATTACACTTGAGCCTTTAACAGCAGTAGTAGTAAAAGTGAAACAAAAATAAAAGGGAAAACCCTCTTTGTCAAAGACATGGAGGGTTTTTGATTATCCGTTACAAACCATAATGATGTTCCCGTCCGGATCCTTCAAATGGAAAAAAGATAAATCCTCAAATTTAAATAGATCAGATACGACTTGGAAACCCTCATCTTTTGTAAAATGATAGGCCTGATCAATATCATCGGTGTGAAAATTGAATAAAGGGTGAGGAGAGGGTTTTACTGTTTTTGTACCGTTTGCACCTGCGTCCAGGATTAGTCCTGTATAATCATTAATTTCCATGTTGTATATGGGGAGTTCTATGTTTTCTTCTTTAAATTCTTGCCCTAGCAGTTCACAATACCACTTTACAGATCTTTTTAGGTCACTCACATGCACAAACACCGTATTTAATTGGTTCTTAATCGGACTTTTCATTTTATTACTCCTTTAGGTTAATTTCTCTTACACTTATCTAATGATTGAAGTAAGAAAAATCATAGATTTTTTCATAAAAAATTAAAGGAAAGTTTCCGAGATAAGCATCCTTATCCTTAAGGCTAAGTTTCAAGACTTCTTAGGTCCTTTACCTTAAAGGTATAGGTTTAACTGGAAAACGACTCGTTCAACTGCATTGATCCGACTGCATACCATGGAATTCCAGTTAGCTTTCAGCACAACTAAGAACTATAAGGTTCAATTTCTTTTTTGAAGTTTCTCCCTCCTGTCTTTACTCGTTATTCAAAAGTACTCTCCCAAAATTTAGTAACAAGTCTTGTTTTCTACGATTAATTTGAAAAACCCTCCTATCTTATAAATGACCTATGTAATATTGTATTTTTGAAGATTTTGAACTAATGACCTAGTATTCTTTTCCTGATGACATTAGGAAATTAAAATGATAAAGGTTTTAGGTGATAAATTACCTAACTACACATATGTTTGGAAATAAATAGAAGTACATTTGAATGAGATCACTAATTTTATTAGGTTAGATATCCTAGTAAATTTGATGCTCTAAGGTTATTTATTAATTTGCGGAAAATTTAGTAAAATTGTATAATTCAGAACGTATGTTCATAGAACTACATATTATTTTTGGGGAGGTTACTTACATATGAAAAAACATGGATGGTTTCTATTCGGGATTATACTTGCAGTAAGCATGTTGTTAGCCGCATGTTCGGGAGGAGAAGAAACCGGTGGAGAATCGACTCAGTCTGATGGGGATGACTCTTCCTCAAGTAATGAACAAGTTTTGCGCCTTACGGAGGGGGCTGAAATTCCTTCAATGGACTCATCTCTGACGATTGATGCCATAGCAGCACAATGGTTAGGTGCTACGAAGGATGGCCTATACCGTTTAGGGAAAGATGGAAAAACAGAACCTGGGATCGCCAAAGATCATAACGTAAGTGATGACGGACTTGTTTGGACATTTAAACTGCGTGAAGATGCCAAGTGGTCTAATGGAGAACCGGTTACAGCTCATGATTTTGTGTTCGCCTGGCAAAGGGCCATCAATCCAGATATCGGTTCAGAATACGGTCCCTATATGATGAATGGTGTTATTAAAAATGCAGAAGCCGTTTCTAAAGGAGAAAAAGAGCTTGATGCACTAGGTGTCAAAGCTGTAGATGACTATACGTTTGAGGTTACCCTTGAAAAACCTACGCCTTACTTTGAATCCATGACGGCTTTTGGTACATTCCTGCCGATGAACGAGAAATTTGTCAAGGAGCAAGGGGAGCAGTATGCCATGGAAGCAGATGCCTTGCTGGCTAACGGACCTTTCATTATGACTGAGTGGGACCATGGAGAAGGCTGGACCGTAGAGAAGAACAAAGATTACTGGGACGCTGACAAAGTAAAGTTAGATAAAATTAAAGTAA
It contains:
- a CDS encoding GNAT family N-acetyltransferase, producing the protein MFLSIQEMKKEYINEILMWRYESPYDFYNSEDSEEDIQEFLEGDFYALLNEQNQIFGFYCTGVSAQVPSGNKEDIYLEDYIDMGIGMNPCFVGKGKGMEFCERVLKDIYKRFPNVPIRLTVATFNQRAIRLYKKLGFVERDNFLANSAEFITMVKE
- a CDS encoding HD domain-containing protein; the protein is MEYLKDRYYARELLEWANEQNPGAWKFHSIHVAEAAEILARALNKTGVPIEPELGYISGLLHDIGRYKGKTDSIIHSYDGYRLLLEMGWEGNAQVAVTHSFPRRNEEIETINGWGLVPGYMKREFSRLLNMFNWNDYDDIITLCDALAEADGFSIIERRIVSASIRNGANENLPKHWKGYFLIKEKLEAKLGKSIYHLLSGIENSIYKPLSLSNTPGKTMK
- a CDS encoding DUF3267 domain-containing protein — translated: MKIAHGLPDNSKTEQEKLIQQGWNPLKEPDSFLTAVVLSIPLMFLNAWAGVFIIKSVSTLTFAEFGLTKDGFVASIGIIQVILFFLTIVVHELLHLVCIPHFLKSKKTYIGFTFFGGYVSSEEQLSKARFALISLCPFLALSVLLPLGLGMMGWLTPTLKFLIIFNAISSCVDILGLLLVLTQIPKNSVIKNNGTKTFWKAGKGMQV
- a CDS encoding LysE family translocator, coding for MEFNMLLSFLAVAIALTLMPGPDLLFVMTQSVIQDKWAGIFTAIGLCTGLLVHITAATIGISALIYQSSVIFSIVKFAGVAYLFYLAWQAFRHSGSMIKSESRPKRSRFSLFKKGIIMNVLNPKVSLFFLALLPQFVKQNAGNVTIQMLALGILFMVQAFIIFSIVSVFSEKLQQWLLQNEWFMKRINIVEAFLLTAIGINVAISGK
- a CDS encoding GNAT family N-acetyltransferase — translated: MNPILMDIQTNIETDRLLLRIPLPGDGNVVNDAIKNSVTELRPWLGFVQEVPSPEETEANTREAHAKFLLRENLRYLVFLKDTKEFVGSTGFHNIDWKVRKLEIGYWINSIYSGKGYMTESVDALTEFALVNLQFARVEIRCESDNYRSRAIPEKLDYDLEGILRNEDLSVDGKRLTDTCVYAKVTPQSIEELVRRDN
- a CDS encoding NAD(P)/FAD-dependent oxidoreductase encodes the protein MNDVTIIGAGVSGIFLAYTLLKEDDNLNIHIIDKGKKLSQRQCRREQGEPCSCKGACDKYIGFAGLGMSEGKFNYTNDFGGELGRKIGSEETLHYMKKVDSILCSFGGHERKKYSTKNINLANKAATHSLEVLSTETRHLGTVLAKKIFQLMYEYMETSINFTFETEIHSIRKDKYFHIETNNGTFVSRRVVIATGKSGSEWLNRQAQALGLNQGETRLDLGLRVEMRGNQLDSILDQTFETKLRYESDTYSATTYCMNPHGRIIRKYQHGLVMADGQNQQEGHTLSRNLNFTLFVPQYFPTYEKAMNQAKEIIGRINQKRERLVVQRLKDLKNRKVTKHISEGGILPTLKADAGNLYDEMPEFYIHTALKFLTKLEGLLGESVDEDTLLYGLDAKFYEPKLFTDDSFQSHLPGFYLVGDCSGETHSLSQAAASGVYLGEAISRNI
- a CDS encoding RDD family protein; this translates as METTPENQTPNLPVLSILEKQKADIQKLLYAGFGSRFVAYIIDLIVIWAVNSIVTRPLLRLLNLENTKLWIDIFSAENITTSIVFFLYFILMTKYFKATLGKMILGLNVVSLKGDSLTNGQIIFRECIGRYISMAILGLPYLVVAFTKKHQGIHDLFSDTSVIKNKFKKLNDTLEHKTI
- the sppA gene encoding signal peptide peptidase SppA — protein: MNKRITASIIAGTLLIIAIVFQSVNFFISDNFSESSQSMFSGNQQLSEKVIENGNSSNRIVRVNIEGTIMNTPGSNSNPFSGSGYQHEHVMKQMDKIIEDPSIKGVLLYVNSPGGGVYESAEIHDKLMKIKDAGKPIYVSMGSMAASGGYYVSTPADRIYASNETFTGSLGVIMENINYQELANEYGVKFNTFKSGKYKDIMSPTREMTGEEREIIQNLVDESYEQFVDVIAEGRDMPEDKVYELADGRIYSGKQAVENGLVDKIGFREDALKALKKEVGGNPQVIEFKNRIGSFFDLPLAESFMPNSEVRYIEKLISERQGPTMMYLYSE